The following proteins are co-located in the Vigna angularis cultivar LongXiaoDou No.4 chromosome 2, ASM1680809v1, whole genome shotgun sequence genome:
- the LOC108343665 gene encoding transcription factor MYBC1 — protein sequence MREEDSNWFSRWEEELPPPEELMPLSQTLITPDLAMAFDIRNPHTSTNPNTAQQHQHQQQPPQQQQQQQQPSNPSSLPNPQQPTSNDFADSGELGSGTAGEEPARTLKRPRLVWTPQLHKRFVDAVAHLGIKNAVPKTIMQLMSVDGLTRENVASHLQKYRLYLKRMQGISAAGPGGPGGGASGAVADPATDHLFASSPVPAHFLHPATRPNSDHFLPFVPVPALHHHQQQQQQLAAAAQYHRQVSHFGSPPNGHFENPFISRPNLQRMGGGGGGGGPVHNHHPVSGYVEDMESANAASGGRKVLTLFPTGDD from the coding sequence ATGAGGGAAGAGGATTCCAATTGGTTTTCGCGATGGGAAGAGGAGCTTCCTCCGCCAGAGGAACTCATGCCCCTATCCCAAACCCTAATCACGCCCGATCTAGCCATGGCTTTCGACATCAGAAACCCCCACACCTCCACCAACCCCAACACCGCCCAACAGCATCAACACCAACAGCAGCCAccgcaacaacaacaacaacagcaacaacctTCCAACCCTTCATCGCTCCCCAACCCCCAGCAACCCACCTCCAATGACTTTGCCGACTCCGGCGAGCTCGGCTCCGGCACCGCCGGCGAGGAGCCCGCTCGAACCCTCAAGCGCCCCCGCCTTGTGTGGACCCCGCAGCTCCATAAGCGCTTCGTCGACGCCGTCGCGCACCTCGGCATAAAAAACGCCGTTCCCAAGACCATAATGCAGCTCATGAGCGTCGATGGTTTGACCCGAGAAAACGTGGCCAGCCACTTGCAGAAGTACCGTCTCTATCTCAAACGCATGCAGGGGATTTCCGCCGCCGGACCCGGTGGACCCGGAGGCGGTGCCTCCGGCGCCGTCGCGGACCCCGCCACTGACCACCTCTTCGCCAGCTCCCCGGTGCCGGCGCATTTCCTGCACCCCGCGACGAGGCCTAATTCGGATCATTTCCTTCCGTTTGTGCCGGTGCCGGCGCTCCACCACCACCAGCAGCAACAGCAGCAGCTGGCCGCGGCGGCCCAGTACCATAGGCAGGTGAGCCATTTCGGGTCGCCGCCGAACGGGCACTTCGAGAACCCCTTCATTTCTAGGCCGAATCTTCAGAGGATGGGTGGGGGTGGAGGTGGAGGTGGTCCTGTGCATAACCACCACCCTGTGAGTGGCTATGTGGAGGATATGGAATCTGCTAATGCTGCCTCAGGAGGTAGAAAGGTTCTTACTCTGTTTCCAACTGGGGATGATTGA
- the LOC108345869 gene encoding calmodulin-interacting protein 111, with the protein MPSSSNSKQKRKQLKAQLQNSPLSSNATTVPPKTQQQQAQEHASLCEEASRKFPSLIAESAIVAKIIHVDDTVPLFKGFRIWLSEPSMLSSSLSPGSIVSVSIPSSDEKSSQLHSFPLVSLANECAKCHGLEIGTAVDDDDAGNYFVLATVFPANKVLKDGVRLSSNLYYSMGCPPMGSSVFVCALQKQLLPTPASGSNQKHYMENNCLPINNCKELYLQLVPSKSGLPLKFNNFPSLDVSKVKSHVQFENDIVASPATPSSVSKFSNVSGLSSPQFEDSASSVPNQKSQSLISSDVSLALSDESSKQSLETWATSWLYSRSLLLGNLVSIPMFSECFFQVIGAKKKPVAKSGHFPSDGSSDLYPEDSDIADSVYQAFTVNYETKVFLSLPSNAASASEQPIQRDIPCVKLEHKVANVSLPDKISKLGGLSKEYTLLKDIISSSVNDALSSFGLRTTRGVLLHGPTGTGKTSLAQLCTHDVGVKFFPINGPEIVTQYYGESEQALHKVFDSAIEAAPAVVFIDELDAIAPARKEGGEELSQRLVATLLNMMDGISRTEGLLVIAATNRPDHIDPALRRPGRFDKEIEIGVPSPKQRSDILITLLNEMDHCLSELQIEQLGTVTHGFVGADLVALCNEAALICLRHYASFKKTYDSCSDYITGKPVLRNGATNSIDHLDESTSSTSDMLAASCVLPSCMVTCETTDIIPDSGKEEQILKVSFEDFQKARMKIRPSAMREVILEVPKVNWEDVGGQKEVKAQLMEAVEWPQKHHDAFDRIGTRPPTGVLMFGPPGCSKTLMARAVASEAGLNFLAVKGPELFSKWVGESEKAVRSLFAKARVNAPSIVFFDEIDSLAVTRGKESDGVSVSDRVMSQLLVELDGLHQRVNVTVIAATNRPDKIDPALLRPGRFDRLLYVGPPNEADREEIFRIHLRKIPCGSDVSLRELALLTDGCTGADISLICREAAVAAIEESLDASVITMKHLKTAIKQIQPSDVHSYQKLSTKFQRAVHCSDIKDEFNPMQRDIKSTHFNIWKFIKSCTLFLYQTPASIFNLRTARSS; encoded by the exons ATGCCTTCGAGCTCGAATTCAAAGCAGAAAAGGAAGCAATTGAAGGCGCAGCTGCAAAACTCACCATTGTCGTCGAATGCCACCACCGTGCCTCCCAAAACGCAGCAACAACAAGCACAAGAGCATGCCTCTTTATGCGAAGAAGCTTCTAGAAAGTTCCCTTCTCTCATCGCTGAATCCGCGATCGTCGCTAAAATCATACATGTCGACGACACCGTTCCCCTTTTCAAGGGCTTCAGAATTTGGCTCTCCGAACCTTCGATGCTCTCCTCCTCTCTCTCCCCGGGTTCGATTGTGTCG gTGTCTATTCCATCTTCAGACGAGAAAAGTTCACAATTGCATAGTTTTCCCCTCGTGTCATTAGCTAATGAGTGTGCCAAATGCCATGGACTGGAAATCGGGACGgcagttgatgatgatgatgcggGGAACTACTTTGTGCTTGCAACGGTGTTTCCTGCCAATAAG GTTTTGAAGGATGGAGTACGCCTGTCTTCAAACCTTTATTATTCTATGGGATGTCCTCCTATGGGTTCAAGTGTGTTTGTTTGTGCATTACAGAAACAACTCTTGCCTACTCCTGCCAGTGGGAGCAATCAAAAGCATTATATGGAAAATAATTGTTTACCTATTAATAATTGCAAGGAATTGTATCTTCAGTTGGTTCCTTCTAAAAGTGGGCTACCAttgaagtttaataattttccCTCATTGGACGTGTCTAAGGTGAAATCTCATGTCCAATTTGAGAATGACATTGTTGCTTCTCCTGCAACACCTTCTTCTGTATCAAAGTTTTCTAATGTTAGTGGTTTGTCTTCTCCACAATTTGAGGATTCAGCATCTAGTGTGCCAAATCAGAAGAGTCAATCACTGATTTCATCTGATGTCAGCTTAGCATTAAGTGATGAAAGTTCTAAGCAGTCACTTGAGACATGGGCAACTTCATGGTTATATTCTCGATCTTTACTTCTAGGGAATCTTGTCAGTATTCCAATGTTTTCAGAGTGTTTTTTCCAAGTGATAGGAGCTAAGAAGAAGCCAGTTGCCAAATCTGGTCATTTTCCATCAGATGGAAGCAGTGATTTATATCCTGAGGATTCTGATATAGCAGATAGTGTATATCAGGCTTTCACTGTTAATTACGAAACAAAGGTATTTTTATCTTTGCCGTCAAATGCAGCATCAGCATCTGAACAGCCAATTCAAAGGGATATACCTTGTGTGAAACTAGAACACAAAGTTGCTAATGTTAGCTTACCGGATAAAATCTCTAAATTAGGTGGTCTATCCAAAGAATATACACTTCTAAAGGACATAATTTCTTCGTCAGTGAACGATGCTTTATCAAG CTTTGGTCTAAGAACTACAAGAGGTGTCCTTCTTCATGGTCCAACCGGTACAGGAAAGACTTCCCTGGCTCAATTATGTACTCATGATGTTGGAGTCAAATTTTTCCCAATAAATGGACCTGAAATTGTTACCCAATATTATGGGGAAAGTGAGCAAGCTTTGCATAAAGTTTTTGATTCCGCCATTGAAGCTGCACCTGCTGTG GTATTCATTGATGAATTAGATGCCATTGCCCCTGCAAGGAAAGAAGGAGGTGAAGAGTTATCTCAAAGATTGGTTGCGACTTTATTGAATATGATGGATGGAATTAGTAGAACTGAAGGGTTACTTGTAATTGCTGCCACTAACCGCCCTGACCATATTGATCCAGCTCTCAGACGACCTGGAAGATTTGACAAGGAAATTGAAATTG GTGTGCCATCCCCCAAACAACGTTCAGATATTTTGATCACTCTTCTCAATGAAATGGATCATTGTCTCTCTGAGTTACAAATTGAACAGCTTGGTACAGTCACTCATGGTTTTGTGGGTGCTGATCTAGTTGCACTTTGCAATGAGGCAGCCTTGATTTGTCTACGGCATTATGCTAGCTTTAAGAAGACTTATGATTCTTGTTCTGATTATATAACCGGGAAACCTGTTCTGAGGAATGGTGCAACAAACTCAATAGATCATTTGGATGAGTCAACTTCATCTACTTCAGATATGTTGGCCGCCAGTTGTGTATTACCTTCTTGCATGGTAACTTGTGAAACTACGGATATAATTCCTGATAGTGGTAAAGAAGAGCAGATTTTGAAAGTAAGCTTTGAAGATTTTCAGAAGGCCAGGATGAAAATAAGACCTAGTGCCATGAGAGAG GTAATCCTTGAGGTTCCAAAAGTTAATTGGGAAGATGTTGGCGGTCAAAAGGAGGTCAAAGCTCAATTGATGGAAGCAGTTGAATGGCCACAGAAACACCATGATGCATTCGACCGTATTGGAACTCGCCCTCCTACAGGTGTATTGATGTTTGGGCCTCCAGGTTGTAGTAAAACCCTCATGGCACGTGCAGTTGCTTCTGAAGCAGGGTTGAACTTTCTAGCAGTCAAGGGTCCTGAACTCTTCAGCAAATGGGTTGGTGAATCTGAGAAGGCCGTCAGATCATTATTTGCAAAAGCAAGGGTCAATGCCCCATCAATAGTATTTTTTGATGAAATAGACAGTCTTGCTGTAACTCGTGGGAAGGAAAGTGATGGTGTTTCAGTGTCAGATAGGGTCATGAGTCAACTTCTTGTTGAGTTAGATG GTCTACATCAAAGAGTTAATGTCACTGTCATAGCTGCTACAAATAGGCCAGACAAGATTGACCCTGCCCTTTTAAGGCCAG GACGCTTTGACCGTCTGCTATATGTTGGACCTCCAAATGAGGCGGATAGGGAAGAGATATTTCGCATTCATCTACGTAAAATCCCATGCGGTTCTGATGTTAGCCTTAGAGAACTAGCTCTACTCACAGATGGTTGTACTGGGGCTGACATATCATTGATATGTCGTGAGGCAGCTGTTGCAGCAATTGAG GAGAGCCTTGATGCTTCAGTTATAACAATGAAGCATTTAAAGACGGCAATAAAACAGATCCAGCCATCAGATGTTCACTCCTACCAAAAGCTGTCAACAAAATTTCAAAGGGCCGTCCACTGCAGTGATATAAAGGATGAATTCAATCCTATGCAGCGCGACATTAAATCTACTCACTTCAACATTTG GAAGTTCATAAAATCTTGCACGTTGTTCCTCTATCAGACTCCAGCTTCCATCTTCAATTTAAGAACTGCTCGAAGTAGTTAA